The window CTAACGGTATCTCCTATCATGTATCGCCAAAGACCTGCATTGGTAGTGATCACCATGGCATAATTTTTACCTGGCTCCACTTCCCATAACGGAATTACTTTTTGGTTCGGCGTATTAAAGGTTTCCATTGGTATAAATTCATAAAAGATACCGTAGTCCAACATCAATAAAAGTTCGTCTGAATTATTACGGTCCTGAATAGCAAAAAACCCTTCCGAAGCATTGTATATTTCATAATACTGAAATGAGCCCCTCGGCAACAACTTTTCGTATTGTTCCCGATACGGATTAAAACTGACCCCTCCGTGAAAGTAGACCTCCAGGTTATTCCATACTTCAAATAAATTTTCTTTCCCGGTTGTTTCCAGCACCTTATTAAGCAACACCAGCATCCAGGATGGTACTCCGGCAAAACTGGTTACATCTTCCTTTATGGTTTCTTTTACTATGGCCTCTAATTTGGTTTCCCATTCACTCATCAAAGAAACTTTATTGCTGGGGGTGCTTCCCATTTCAGCCCAAAAAGGAAGGTTGTCTATGATAATAGCCGAGAGGTCTCCGAAAAAAGTATTATTTAACTCATATAATTCTTTGCTCCCCCCCAATCGTAGACTTTTACCATCAAACAATCTGCTATTCTCGTTATTGTTAAAATAAATAGAGAGCATATCCTTTCCTGCCTTAAAATGACAATCTTCCAGGGCTTCATTGCTAACAGGGATGAATTTGCTTTTTGCATTTGTTGTACCACTACTCTTTGCGAACCATTTTATCTGGCTTGGCCAGAATATATTCTGCTCTCCTCTTCTGGCCCTTTCAATCATGGGTTCGATATCTTCGTATCGGCTTAACGGCACTCTGTCTGCAAAGGCTTCATATTTGTTGAGGGATTCAAAACCATGCTTTTGACCCAACTCAGTATCCTTGGCCACCATCACCAACTGATTTAGTAGTTCTACCTGAACTTCCTCCGGATATTTCAAGAATAGCTCTATTTGGTAAAATCGTTTTTTTAATAACCATGATGCAACTGAATGAAAAAGCGGTATTGGCATTTTTTGATCTATATTTTCTAGGTACAACAAAAAAACTGAAGTAACAGCACAAGTATTTCCCTTAATCTACGAAAGCTCTAAAAATTTCATCATTGAAACTTTCAGTAATTTTCAATGGATATAAAATTAATGTACTTTTGGATAAAAATAACAAAAATCTTTAAGCATGTACGAAGGTGTCCTAACAAAAATGCAAACAGAATTTACCTCACCTATCAATTACTTTCTTGTATTTGAAAAGGATTTTATTCACATGAATCAGTTGTTAGACAAAAACATAAAAATCTCCTTCGTAAAATACGAGTGTCTTAATTGTCATTTAGACAAGGAAATATACCGCCAGGGATTTTGTAAAACCTGCTTTTATGAAGTACCACAAGCTGCAGACTGGATACTGAAACCAGAGTTAAGCAAAGCCCATTTAGACGAAGAAGATCGCGATCTGGCATTTGAAAAAAAAATGCAGTTACAACCGCATATTGTTTATTTAGCACTCTCGAGTGATGTAAAGGTAGGCGTTACACGAAAATCGCAAGTCCCAACCCGCTGGATAGACCAGGGTGCCAATCAGGCCATTGAAGTAGTAGAGGTTCCTAACCGGTATCTGGCAGGCATCACAGAAGTAGCGCTTAAAGAACATATGACCGATAAAACGAATTGGCGTAAAATGCTTACCAATGAAGTTCTTGATGCCAACCTTATAGCGGAAAAAGATCGATTAGATGATTTTTTACCGGAGGAAGTAAAAGAATATTATCTGGAAAATAATCAGAAACTATATGATTTAAATTATCCGGTACTTGAATACCCTCAAAAAGTAAAAAGTCTGAATCTTAAGAAAACCCCGGAATACGAAGGAATCCTCAAAGGGATCAAAGGGCAGTACCTGATCTTTGAAGATCAGACCGTATTCAATGTAAGAAGTTATGAAGGGTTTGTAGTGAGGATAGAGATTAACTAGTAAGTACTATCCTCACCTATTATTTTTTAATCTTCATTCTGTCTGGCCCATTCCTGCTTGTAAGCAGCCTTTGCTACCTCTTCTCTTCTCAACTGAGATTTCTTTGTAAAGTGCTGATTATCTCTCAGGTTTTTAAGTTGCTGTGTTTTTCTGTACTTCTGTTTGTAACGCTTTAGAGCTCTGTCGATGCTCTCTCCTTGCTTAATTGGTATTATTAACATATATATAAATTTTAATCGTTAAAGACGAGAAACGGTATAACCCTATAGCCACCTCAATCTCTTAAATCAGCAAAGAATCAAAAAAACAGGAATAAATAAAAAGAAGTATTTATCCGGGAAGAATAATAAATTTCTACTTAAGATCAACTATTGCCAATGCTTCTCCAAAGGTAGCGGTTTAATTGGCAATTACACCATAAAGAACGGATTAATTACATTTAGAGCCCTAATTAGCCGGAAATCATACTAAATATCTGACAAAATGAAGAGTGTATCAAAAACCATCGGCCATTCTTTCCAACTCGATCCGGTTCGCTATTTTTATTTTTTTGCCATGGGTTTCGAGCATTCCCTTTTTAGAAAATTCGGAAAGTATCCTTATCAATGATTCCGTAGCCGTACCAACCACATTGGCAATTTCTTCCCTGGAGAGTGTTACTCTTAAAAACTTGTCTGCATCTACTCCAAACTCATCTTCAAACTCCAATAAAGCTCCGGCCAAACGCTGTTTTACACTTTTTTGGGCCATTTCCACGATAGCGTCATCTGCCAGTTTAAGATCATGGCATATGTCTTTAATAATCTCTGCCGTGAACTTTGGGTTTTCTTTAAAAGACCTCATCACCTCTTCTTTGGGGATAAAACAAACTTCCATATCATCTATGGCTACAGCCGATAGGTTGACGGCCTCGTCGCTAATAACACTTCGCTGGCCCAAAAGGTCTCCCCTTTTAATAAACTTAACTATCTGATTTTTGCCATTGGGACTTAACTTCGTGAGTTTGCATATTCCTGACTTGATACAAAAAACCCCATTAATATGGTCGCCTTCTTCAAAAAGAGCTTCTCCTTTTTTAATTATATGTGATGTCTTGCAGTCAGACATTCGCATCAACTCTTCTTTATCAAGTGCCCTTAACGCACTAAATTGTCTTACTATACATTGTTCACATTTTCCCATAGCAGCTCTCCGCTTGTATTAGCGCTTCAAAATTACTATATAGGTGACAAATATCATATTTTTTTGCTAAATTGATACCAATCTTTGTAACAGGTAAAAGAGCAAAGATGATAAAACAATGTTATCACTGTGGGACGGAGTGCGATACAGGTTCGTTCGTATTCGATTCTAAAGATTTTTGTTGTAATGGATGTAAGACCGTTTATCAGATATTTTCTGAAAACGACCTTGCCGGCTACTATGAACTGGAAAAAAGTCCGGGTGCTTCCCCTTTAATGGACAAAGGCAAATTTGATTTTCTGGATAATGATAAAATTGTCGAAAAGCTCCTTGAGTTCAATGATGGAGACACACAAATCATTAATCTGTACATTCCGCATATACATTGCAGCTCTTGTATCTGGGTTCTGGAAAACCTCAACAAACTAAACAGCAGTATCAGAAGTTCATTGGTAAACTTTCCCAAAAAGACTGTTCGGATAACCTATAACTCCAAAGAAATTCCGCTAAAAGCATTGGTATTGCTTTTAAATACCATTGGTTATGAGCCTTACATAAGCCTGGAGGATTATCAGCAAAATAAAAAAGGAAAAGACCGGAGTTTAATTTACAAACTTGGAATAGCCGGTTTTGCTTTTGGCAATGTTATGCTATTATCATTTCCGGAATACTTTGAAGTGGATGAGTTTTGGTTAAACCAGTACAAACACTTTTTCAGGTGGATCATGTTCACCCTCTCGCTACCTGTTGTATTTTATGCAGCATCCGATTATTTTGTTTCCGCATACAAAGGCATCAGGTCAAAGATTCTCAACATAGACATCCCTATAGCCTTGGGGATAGCCGTATTATTTATACGAAGTACCTATGAAATTATTACCAATACCGGACAAGGTTTTTTTGATAGTCTGACGGGACTTCTGTTCTTTTTACTGTTAGGTAAATTTTTTCAACAAAAGACATACAGTTTTCTTTCTTTTGAACGTGATTACAAAAGCTACTTTCCAATCGGCATTACCAAAATAAATAATGACGGCACAGAGGAGAGTATTCAGGTATACGACATTAAACAGGGGGACAAACTACTTATCAGAAATGAAGAGCTTATTCCCGTAGACAGTATTCTTCTGAGGGGTAAAGGAAAAATCGACTACAGTTTTGTTACCGGAGAAGCCGAAGCTGTTTCCAAACAAAGTGGCGATAAACTATTTGCGGGTGGAAAACAAACCGGAGAAGCTATAGAACTGGAAGCGTTAAAAAGTGTGTCGCAAAGTTACTTGACACAATTATGGAGCAACGATGTTTTCGCTAAAGACAAACATGAAGGCTTCATAAATGTAACCGATAGTATCAGCAGGTATTTTACGATTGTAGTTTTACTCATTGCCTTCGGATCGGCAGGTTTTTGGTTATGGTACGATCCGACAAAAGCCATGAATGTATTTACAGCCATTCTCATTGTTGCCTGTCCTTGTGCACTAGCGCTGTCGGCTCCTTTTACATTGGGTAATATGCTCCGTATTTTCGGAAAAAATAAATTCTATCTAAAAAATGCCCATGTTCTGGAACAGCTTGCCAGGGTAAATTCCATCATTTTCGATAAAACGGGCACCATTACCTCGAATAAAGAAACCAAGGTATCTTATGAAGGGGATCCGCTTGACACCAATGAAGAGTCCTTACTTAAAAACACACTCAGAAACTCCAACCATCCGTTAAGTCGTCAATTGTATAGTATTCTCAAAGAAAATGAGATTATTACCCTTGATGAATTTAATGAGTATGCCGGGAAAGGTATTGAAGCCACTCACAGGCAACAAACCATAAAACTAGGTTCAGCCGAATTTATTCAGGCTCCGACACTTCAGAAGTCGCTCAGAACTTCCGTTCATATCGCTTCCAACAACAAGTACAAAGGAAAATACACATTTTACAATTCATACAGAAACGGGCTGTCCGGGGTCTTTAACAGGCTAAAGGGCCATTATGAAATAACCATACTGTCAGGAGACAACGAAAGTGAACGGGAAAATCTTGAAAAACTAGTCCCCTCCGGAACTAAAATATTCTTCAATCAAAAACCTGAAGAAAAATTAAACTATATAAAATACCACCAGCAAAGCGGAGCCAACATTATGATGGTCGGAGACGGATTGAATGATGCAGGTGCACTCAGACAAAGTAACGTCGGAGTTGCCATTGCTGAAAATGTAAATGTATTTACACCAGCCTCCGATGCTATTCTGGATGCCTCTAAATTTAATTTAATACCCAAATACTTATGGGCGAGCAAGAAAGCCATGAATGTTATCATAGCCAGTTTTATCTTGTCATTCCTTTATAATACTGTAGGACTGGCATTTGCCATAAGCGGAAACTTATCGCCGGTAATAGCTGCTATCCTTATGCCGCTAAGTTCGATAAGCATCGTAGTGTTTACGACGATAATGACCAACATGATTGGAAAGAGTTTAAATAAGCGAATATGACAAATATCATCTTTTATGGATTTCATGAAAGTTACTTTTGTCCAGTAATCTCACAGGTATGAGTGTTATCTATATTTTAATTACGGTTAGTATCGCTGTAGCGATAGTATTTTTTATTGCATTTGTTACAGCTGTTAAAAGAGGGCAGTTCGATGATGATTATACACCATCAATACGTATGCTCTTTGAAGACGAGATCGTAAAGAACAAAAAGGGAACTAATCAACAATCAAGTAATAAATAATCATAATTATGGAAGTGCAACAATTTTACTACGACAACAAAATTGTTAAAAAGTTTCTCTACGCTACCATGCTATGGGGCGTAGTAGGAATGCTTGTGGGCTTGCTTCTAGCCTTCTTATTTTTATTTCCCAATCTAACCGAAGACATTCCATGGTTAAGTTTTGGCCGTCTAAGACCATTACATACCAATGCGGTAATTTTCGCTTTTGTTGGTAATGCAATTTTCGCCGGGGTATATTACTCTCTGCAAAGGCTTTTAAAAGCCCGGATGTACAGTGATTTTTTAAGTAAGCTTAATTTTTGGGGATGGCAGCTTATAATTGTTGCAGCAGCCATATCGTTGCCTCTAGGGTACACGACCTCTAAAGAATATGCCGAACTGGAATGGCCAATCGATATTGCCATTGCCCTGATCTGGGTTGCCTTCGGGGTTAACATGATCGGGACTATTCTTAAAAGGAGGCAACGTCATTTATACGTTGCGGTATGGTTTTACATCGCTACTTTCGTAACTGTTGCTGTTCTTCACATCTTTAATAGTTTAGAACTTCCTGTGAGCGCCATGAAAAGTTATTCGGTATATGCAGGCGTACAGGATGCCTTGGTACAATGGTGGTACGGACATAATGCCGTAGCATTTTTCTTAACAACGCCTTTCCTGGGACTTATGTATTATTTTGTCCCTAAGGCAGCCGATCGCCCTGTATACTCATATCGATTATCAATTGTGCATTTCTGGTCGTTGATCTTTATCTATATCTGGGCCGGCCCTCACCACCTGTTATACACTTCATTGCCTGACTGGGCTCAAAACCTTGGGGTGGTATTCTCTGTAATGCTTATTGCTCCATCATGGGGTGGTATGATTAATGGTCTGCTGACATTAAGAGGCGTTTGGGATAAGGTAAGAACAGACCCTGTTTTAAAATTTATGGTTGTGGCTATTACCGGTTATGGTATGGCTACCTTCGAAGGGCCTATGTTATCGTTGAAAAACGTGAATGCCATTGCCCACTTTACCGACTGGATTATTGCCCACGTACACGTTGGTGCATTAGCATGGAACGGATTCTTAACCTTTGGTATGATTTATTACTTGGTTCCGAAAATGTTTAAGACCAAATTATACTCGTTACCAATGGCGAACTTCCACTTCTGGATCGGAACTCTCGGTATCATTTTATATGCACTTCCAATGTATATTGCCGGATTCGTTCAGGCCTCGATGTGGAAACAGTTTAATCCTGACGGAACGCTTGTTTATGGTAACTTCCTGGAAACCGTAGAACAGATCATCCCGATGTACTGGATGCGTGCAATTGGTGGTACTCTATACCTGGTTGGGGTATTGGTTGGTATCTATAATGCTGTTCAGACCATCAGAAGAGGATCTAAAGTTGAAGATGAGTTAGCGGAGGCTCCAGCACTTGCAAGAGTGGCTAAAGGACGTGTTGCCGGCGAAACTTTCCATACCTGGTTAGAGAGAAAGCCTGTTCAGCTGACTATATTGGCTACCATAGCAATCTTAATAGGAGGCGTTATACAGATTGTACCAACAATAATGGTAAAATCGAACATTCCCACCATATCAAGTGTAAAACCATATACTCCGCTTGAGTTAGAGGGTCGGGATATATACATCAGGGAAGGATGTGTTTCCTGTCACTCACAAATGGTCAGACCATTCAGAAGTGAAACCGAACGTTATCAGGGGGAATATTCCAAAGCAGGGGAATATGTTTATGACCATCCGTTCTTATGGGGTAGTAAGCGTACCGGACCAGACTTAATGCGTGTAGGCGGCAAATACTCCGACAACTGGCACTTTAATCATATGTACGACCCGCAGAGCACATCTTCAGGTAGTATAATGCCATCGTATAAATGGCTTATCAGAAACAGGCTTGACAAATCTGATACCGAGGCTAAAATGGAGGCGATGGTTCAATTAGGGGTGCCTTATACTGAGGAGGATATTGCACAGGCTCAAGAAAACATGGATACCCAAGGAGCCAGAATTGAAGAAAGCCTACATAACGACCCTGACTTTGTTTCCAGCTATGAGGAAGACCGTCGCATCGCAAAAGAGTACGGTGAAGAATTTGTTGAAATGAAAGATCGAGAAATCGTTGCTATCATCGCTTATTTACAACGACTGGGTACCGATATAAAAATAAAGAACAACACTGAGGACGCTACAACTAAAAACTAAGGATCATGTTAAAGTTTGTAAAAAATCATATGGCTACTATTGATGGGATTGAAATATATCCCATCATATCGCTCTCCATATTCTTTGTATTCTTTGCTGCATTATTTTGGTGGGTCTTTACGGCCAAAAAAGAATATATCAAGAAAGTAAGTCAATTTCCTTTAGACAACCAAGAAAACAATTAACTGTCATGAAAAGTTTTGCATCATATTTACGTGTAATCGCTATAAGTGCACTTGTATTTATTGCCGCAGAATATTTAATAGATTCAGGAGATAAACCTGCATTTATTGAATACCCTATGGTATCTGTCTTTATTTTACTTTTTGCTATCATACTTATCGGTATTGAGATCATGGTCGGATCTATGAACTCCTTGGCAGATGCTATTATGACCGATGAACAAAGAAAGGCCCAGGAAGCTAAAAAAATAGCCGCTAAAGAAAATGCCTGGTATAAAAAATGGTCTAAAAAGCTTACAAAAGCGCAGCCCATTGAGGCTGAAGGGGAGATCATCCTGGATCACAATTATGACGGTATCCGGGAGCTGGATAATTCTTTACCTCCATGGTGGGTATATGGCTTCTATATCACAATTATATTTTCCGTTATTTACCTGGCCAAATACCATGTTTTCGGTGGTGACAACCAAACCGAAGAATACGAACAGGCTATGGCTCAGGCTAAGATCGAGATCGAAGAATACAAAAAAACAGCTAAAGACCTTATTGACGCAAGCACCGTTGAG of the Zhouia spongiae genome contains:
- a CDS encoding CcoQ/FixQ family Cbb3-type cytochrome c oxidase assembly chaperone, producing the protein MLKFVKNHMATIDGIEIYPIISLSIFFVFFAALFWWVFTAKKEYIKKVSQFPLDNQENN
- a CDS encoding Crp/Fnr family transcriptional regulator; protein product: MGKCEQCIVRQFSALRALDKEELMRMSDCKTSHIIKKGEALFEEGDHINGVFCIKSGICKLTKLSPNGKNQIVKFIKRGDLLGQRSVISDEAVNLSAVAIDDMEVCFIPKEEVMRSFKENPKFTAEIIKDICHDLKLADDAIVEMAQKSVKQRLAGALLEFEDEFGVDADKFLRVTLSREEIANVVGTATESLIRILSEFSKKGMLETHGKKIKIANRIELERMADGF
- a CDS encoding cbb3-type cytochrome c oxidase N-terminal domain-containing protein, translated to MKSFASYLRVIAISALVFIAAEYLIDSGDKPAFIEYPMVSVFILLFAIILIGIEIMVGSMNSLADAIMTDEQRKAQEAKKIAAKENAWYKKWSKKLTKAQPIEAEGEIILDHNYDGIRELDNSLPPWWVYGFYITIIFSVIYLAKYHVFGGDNQTEEYEQAMAQAKIEIEEYKKTAKDLIDASTVELLTDAGDLNAGKSIFQTNCVACHMADGGGGIGPNLTDTYWILGGGIKNVFRTISEGGRDGKGMVAWKQTLKPSEVAQVASYVLSMEGTTPANPKDPEGEIWTPEEE
- a CDS encoding heavy metal translocating P-type ATPase, with the translated sequence MIKQCYHCGTECDTGSFVFDSKDFCCNGCKTVYQIFSENDLAGYYELEKSPGASPLMDKGKFDFLDNDKIVEKLLEFNDGDTQIINLYIPHIHCSSCIWVLENLNKLNSSIRSSLVNFPKKTVRITYNSKEIPLKALVLLLNTIGYEPYISLEDYQQNKKGKDRSLIYKLGIAGFAFGNVMLLSFPEYFEVDEFWLNQYKHFFRWIMFTLSLPVVFYAASDYFVSAYKGIRSKILNIDIPIALGIAVLFIRSTYEIITNTGQGFFDSLTGLLFFLLLGKFFQQKTYSFLSFERDYKSYFPIGITKINNDGTEESIQVYDIKQGDKLLIRNEELIPVDSILLRGKGKIDYSFVTGEAEAVSKQSGDKLFAGGKQTGEAIELEALKSVSQSYLTQLWSNDVFAKDKHEGFINVTDSISRYFTIVVLLIAFGSAGFWLWYDPTKAMNVFTAILIVACPCALALSAPFTLGNMLRIFGKNKFYLKNAHVLEQLARVNSIIFDKTGTITSNKETKVSYEGDPLDTNEESLLKNTLRNSNHPLSRQLYSILKENEIITLDEFNEYAGKGIEATHRQQTIKLGSAEFIQAPTLQKSLRTSVHIASNNKYKGKYTFYNSYRNGLSGVFNRLKGHYEITILSGDNESERENLEKLVPSGTKIFFNQKPEEKLNYIKYHQQSGANIMMVGDGLNDAGALRQSNVGVAIAENVNVFTPASDAILDASKFNLIPKYLWASKKAMNVIIASFILSFLYNTVGLAFAISGNLSPVIAAILMPLSSISIVVFTTIMTNMIGKSLNKRI
- the rpsU gene encoding 30S ribosomal protein S21, which codes for MLIIPIKQGESIDRALKRYKQKYRKTQQLKNLRDNQHFTKKSQLRREEVAKAAYKQEWARQNED
- a CDS encoding DUF2797 domain-containing protein; amino-acid sequence: MYEGVLTKMQTEFTSPINYFLVFEKDFIHMNQLLDKNIKISFVKYECLNCHLDKEIYRQGFCKTCFYEVPQAADWILKPELSKAHLDEEDRDLAFEKKMQLQPHIVYLALSSDVKVGVTRKSQVPTRWIDQGANQAIEVVEVPNRYLAGITEVALKEHMTDKTNWRKMLTNEVLDANLIAEKDRLDDFLPEEVKEYYLENNQKLYDLNYPVLEYPQKVKSLNLKKTPEYEGILKGIKGQYLIFEDQTVFNVRSYEGFVVRIEIN
- the ccoS gene encoding cbb3-type cytochrome oxidase assembly protein CcoS yields the protein MSVIYILITVSIAVAIVFFIAFVTAVKRGQFDDDYTPSIRMLFEDEIVKNKKGTNQQSSNK
- the ccoN gene encoding cytochrome-c oxidase, cbb3-type subunit I — encoded protein: MEVQQFYYDNKIVKKFLYATMLWGVVGMLVGLLLAFLFLFPNLTEDIPWLSFGRLRPLHTNAVIFAFVGNAIFAGVYYSLQRLLKARMYSDFLSKLNFWGWQLIIVAAAISLPLGYTTSKEYAELEWPIDIAIALIWVAFGVNMIGTILKRRQRHLYVAVWFYIATFVTVAVLHIFNSLELPVSAMKSYSVYAGVQDALVQWWYGHNAVAFFLTTPFLGLMYYFVPKAADRPVYSYRLSIVHFWSLIFIYIWAGPHHLLYTSLPDWAQNLGVVFSVMLIAPSWGGMINGLLTLRGVWDKVRTDPVLKFMVVAITGYGMATFEGPMLSLKNVNAIAHFTDWIIAHVHVGALAWNGFLTFGMIYYLVPKMFKTKLYSLPMANFHFWIGTLGIILYALPMYIAGFVQASMWKQFNPDGTLVYGNFLETVEQIIPMYWMRAIGGTLYLVGVLVGIYNAVQTIRRGSKVEDELAEAPALARVAKGRVAGETFHTWLERKPVQLTILATIAILIGGVIQIVPTIMVKSNIPTISSVKPYTPLELEGRDIYIREGCVSCHSQMVRPFRSETERYQGEYSKAGEYVYDHPFLWGSKRTGPDLMRVGGKYSDNWHFNHMYDPQSTSSGSIMPSYKWLIRNRLDKSDTEAKMEAMVQLGVPYTEEDIAQAQENMDTQGARIEESLHNDPDFVSSYEEDRRIAKEYGEEFVEMKDREIVAIIAYLQRLGTDIKIKNNTEDATTKN
- a CDS encoding GH3 auxin-responsive promoter family protein — translated: MPIPLFHSVASWLLKKRFYQIELFLKYPEEVQVELLNQLVMVAKDTELGQKHGFESLNKYEAFADRVPLSRYEDIEPMIERARRGEQNIFWPSQIKWFAKSSGTTNAKSKFIPVSNEALEDCHFKAGKDMLSIYFNNNENSRLFDGKSLRLGGSKELYELNNTFFGDLSAIIIDNLPFWAEMGSTPSNKVSLMSEWETKLEAIVKETIKEDVTSFAGVPSWMLVLLNKVLETTGKENLFEVWNNLEVYFHGGVSFNPYREQYEKLLPRGSFQYYEIYNASEGFFAIQDRNNSDELLLMLDYGIFYEFIPMETFNTPNQKVIPLWEVEPGKNYAMVITTNAGLWRYMIGDTVRFTSTNPYRVKVTGRTKHHINVFGEELIIENAEQALKKACAGTEAEVIDYTVAPVFMKGKDKGAHEWLIEFRKQPTSFDDFKIILDKELQALNSDYEAKRYMDMTLNMPKLNVARKDLFYDWLKAHDKLGGQHKIPRLSNARDYLEELLDMNT